A genome region from Microplitis mediator isolate UGA2020A chromosome 4, iyMicMedi2.1, whole genome shotgun sequence includes the following:
- the LOC130666329 gene encoding galactosylgalactosylxylosylprotein 3-beta-glucuronosyltransferase P-like isoform X2, protein MKPSMKVGVVALVGVCVILYQYHLSAGVRFDQLTDQINAGDPVVPYAAANIPNNELEDDDNNSYINKVTEDKIRAAVQWVQNVHGLSPDLQNILVAELINQFRKNRIPLPLQIKTSDDLTVKQRTQQVTTINVPVEKIPPLYIITPTYRRPEQIPELIRMSHTLLLVENVHWLVIEDAKVQTKEVTKFLNRTGLKFDHLTAPMPAKYKQKKGVKPRGVSNRNRGLKWIRANATEGVFYFADDDNTYDLDLFDQIRRTKKVSMFPVGLCTKFGLSSPVVKDGKFIGFYDGWVAGRRFPVDMAGFAVSVKFLLQRPNATMPYRAGFEEDGFLRSLAPFEPREIELLGDNCTRVLAWHTQTKKNEPSAPLDMKIYRSTNLVELKQQIV, encoded by the exons ATGAAGCCCTCAATGAAGGTTGGAGTAGTTGCTTTAGTCGGAGTATGTGTTATCCTATATCAGTACCACTTATCAGCTGGTGTAAGGTTCGATCAGTTAACTGATCAGATAAATGCTGGTGATCCTGTTGTACCTTACGCGGCTGCTAATATTCCCAATAATGAACTCGaggatgatgataataatagttatattaataaagtaaCTGAAGATAAG ATAAGAGCGGCGGTGCAGTGGGTCCAAAATGTTCACGGTCTGAGTCCAGATTTGCAAAACATTTTAGTTGCTGAATTAATAAACCAATTTCGTAAGAACAGAATACCTTTGCCATTGCAAATTAAAACGTCTGATGATTTGACAGTTAAGCAACGGACACAACAAGTCACGACAATCAACGTACCGGTAGAAAAAATTCCACCACTTTATATAATAACGCCAACTTATAGGAGACCTGAACAAATTCCTGAACTCATAAGAATGTCTCATACATTATTGTTGGTTGAAAATGTACATTGGTTAGTTATAGAAGACGCTAAAGTACAGACTAAAGAagttactaaatttttaaatcgcaCTGGTCTAAAATTCGACCATCTGAcag cACCAATGCCAgcaaaatataaacaaaaaaaaggtgTAAAACCACGAGGTGTTTCTAACAGAAATCGCGGTCTTAAATGGATTCGCGCAAATGCAACAGAAggagttttttattttgccgACGATGACAATACATATGACCTCGATCTTTTTGaccaa ATACGGAGGACTAAAAAAGTGTCAATGTTTCCTGTGGGACTGTGTACAAAGTTTGGTTTGAGTTCCCCGGTCGTAAAAGACGGCAAGTTCATTGGATTTTACGACGGATGGGTAGCAGGCCGTAGGTTTCCTGTTGACATGGCGGGTTTCGCGGTCAGCGTTAAATTTCTTCTTCAAAGGCCAAATGCTACGATGCCTTATCGTGCTGGGTTTGAAGAGGACGGTTTCTTACGTAGTTTAGCACCGTTTGAACCACGTGAAATAGAACTACTGGGTGATAATTGTACAAGAGTACTTGCGTGGCATAcacagacaaaaaaaaatgaaccaaGTGCTCCACttgatatgaaaatttatcggTCAACAAatcttgttgaattgaaacaACAAAtagtatga
- the LOC130666329 gene encoding galactosylgalactosylxylosylprotein 3-beta-glucuronosyltransferase P-like isoform X1, producing the protein MGIDTMKPSMKVGVVALVGVCVILYQYHLSAGVRFDQLTDQINAGDPVVPYAAANIPNNELEDDDNNSYINKVTEDKIRAAVQWVQNVHGLSPDLQNILVAELINQFRKNRIPLPLQIKTSDDLTVKQRTQQVTTINVPVEKIPPLYIITPTYRRPEQIPELIRMSHTLLLVENVHWLVIEDAKVQTKEVTKFLNRTGLKFDHLTAPMPAKYKQKKGVKPRGVSNRNRGLKWIRANATEGVFYFADDDNTYDLDLFDQIRRTKKVSMFPVGLCTKFGLSSPVVKDGKFIGFYDGWVAGRRFPVDMAGFAVSVKFLLQRPNATMPYRAGFEEDGFLRSLAPFEPREIELLGDNCTRVLAWHTQTKKNEPSAPLDMKIYRSTNLVELKQQIV; encoded by the exons ATGG GTATCGATACAATGAAGCCCTCAATGAAGGTTGGAGTAGTTGCTTTAGTCGGAGTATGTGTTATCCTATATCAGTACCACTTATCAGCTGGTGTAAGGTTCGATCAGTTAACTGATCAGATAAATGCTGGTGATCCTGTTGTACCTTACGCGGCTGCTAATATTCCCAATAATGAACTCGaggatgatgataataatagttatattaataaagtaaCTGAAGATAAG ATAAGAGCGGCGGTGCAGTGGGTCCAAAATGTTCACGGTCTGAGTCCAGATTTGCAAAACATTTTAGTTGCTGAATTAATAAACCAATTTCGTAAGAACAGAATACCTTTGCCATTGCAAATTAAAACGTCTGATGATTTGACAGTTAAGCAACGGACACAACAAGTCACGACAATCAACGTACCGGTAGAAAAAATTCCACCACTTTATATAATAACGCCAACTTATAGGAGACCTGAACAAATTCCTGAACTCATAAGAATGTCTCATACATTATTGTTGGTTGAAAATGTACATTGGTTAGTTATAGAAGACGCTAAAGTACAGACTAAAGAagttactaaatttttaaatcgcaCTGGTCTAAAATTCGACCATCTGAcag cACCAATGCCAgcaaaatataaacaaaaaaaaggtgTAAAACCACGAGGTGTTTCTAACAGAAATCGCGGTCTTAAATGGATTCGCGCAAATGCAACAGAAggagttttttattttgccgACGATGACAATACATATGACCTCGATCTTTTTGaccaa ATACGGAGGACTAAAAAAGTGTCAATGTTTCCTGTGGGACTGTGTACAAAGTTTGGTTTGAGTTCCCCGGTCGTAAAAGACGGCAAGTTCATTGGATTTTACGACGGATGGGTAGCAGGCCGTAGGTTTCCTGTTGACATGGCGGGTTTCGCGGTCAGCGTTAAATTTCTTCTTCAAAGGCCAAATGCTACGATGCCTTATCGTGCTGGGTTTGAAGAGGACGGTTTCTTACGTAGTTTAGCACCGTTTGAACCACGTGAAATAGAACTACTGGGTGATAATTGTACAAGAGTACTTGCGTGGCATAcacagacaaaaaaaaatgaaccaaGTGCTCCACttgatatgaaaatttatcggTCAACAAatcttgttgaattgaaacaACAAAtagtatga